The Hydrogenobacter sp. T-2 region GCTTTGACTAGTGGTATTACCACAATGATAGGGGGTGGTACTGGACCTACGGAGGGAAGCAAAGCAACTACTTGCACACCAGGACCTTGGAATATAAGATTGATGCTTGAGTCCTTGGAAGAGTTTCCCATGAATTTTGGTCTCTTAGGCAAGGGGAATTGTGCACTACCTGAACCATTAATTGAACAAATAGAGGCTGGGGCTATGGGATTAAAAATACACGAAGATTGGGGCGCGTCGCCTGCTGTTATAGATTGTGCCTTGAATGTAGCGGAGGAATACGATATTCAAGTATCTATACATACAGACACTCTTAACGAGTGCGGTTTCGTTGAAAATACTTTAAAAGCTTTTAAAGGTAGAACTATACATGCCTATCATTCAGAGGGTGCTGGAGGTGGACATGCACCAGATATAATGAAGGTTGTATCTTATGAAAATGTTATACCCTCAAGTACAAACCCTACTATGCCTTATACTGTAAATACCTACGATGAACATTTTGACATGCTGATGGTGTGTCATCATTTATCACCCAACATACCTGAAGATGTAGCTTTTGCTGAATCGAGAATAAGACCTGAGACGATGGCAGCAGAGGATGTTCTTCATGATTTGGGTGCTATATCTATAATGTCAAGTGACTCACAAGCAATGGGCAGAGTGGGTGAGGTAATCCAGAGGACATGGCAAACCGCTCATAAAATGAAGGAAGAGAGGGGATATCTGCCAGAAGATTCTGAAAGAAATGATAACTACAGAGTAAAGCGCTATATATCAAAATACACTATAAATCCGGCAATATGCATGGGAATATCTTCATACGTAGGGTCTATAGAGGTTGGTAAAATAGCAGACCTAGTACTATGGGATCCTAAGTTCTTTGGCGTGAAACCCGAGCTTATAATAAAGGGTGGCATGATAGTAGCATCACTAATGGGAGATCCTAATGCTTCTATTCCGACACCACAACCTTTTTTTTACAGGGAAATGTTCGGAAGTTTTGGCAAAGCCAAAAAGTCTGTATCTTTTTTCTTTGTTTCTCAGGCTTCTCTTGAGAAGGGTAATCTGAATTATTTAGACAGGATTGCTTTACCCGTTAAAAATACAAGGTCAATAGGGAAAAAGGATATGATTCTTAACAACTTAACACCACAAATAACCATAGATCCAGACTCTTACAAAGTTTATTTAGACGGTAAAATAATTACGAGTAAGCCCGCAGAAAAACTACCACTTTCCCAGAGATATTTCTTGTTTTAGGAGGGTGTTCATGCGTATTGTTATTGAACGCGTTTTAGACGGAGTGGATTTGAATAATTACAGGATAATAGATATACCGATACCATATCATCAAAGACAAAAGTCAAGACAAAAACTAACTGTAAACGATATGGACATAATAATAACCTTAGAAAGGCACTACAAGCTAAAACCCTACAGTGTAATCTTTGTTAGTGAGGAAGATAGAACCGCATATCGTATAGTTCCTGCTGAAGAAGAAATTATAGAAGTTAAAGTAAGAGATAAGTCTGAAGCTCTAAAGGTAGGACACATTATTGGAAACATGCACATGCCAGTTGGCTTTGACTACGAAAGAGAATCTGTAATATTGCTGTATGACGAAAGTGTTGAGAATAAACTTAAGGAAAAAGGCTTTGAACCAATCAAAAAAATAGGTAGCTTTATAGAAATTTCAGAGGTAGAACATCATGGATGATACCCAAATAATTTACATTCTAACCCTCTTTGACTCACAACTACCTATTGGAAGCTTCGTATTCTCTTGGGGTATAGAAACATACGCAAGTGATGGGCTCACGGAAAAGGACATCAAAGAACTAATCTTATCATATGTGGAAGAGGGACAACTCTTGTTCGATTTATATACTTGCAAAATTTCATATATTAACGCTTCAATGCCTGACATTATCAGCTCTATAAATGATTTCTACACTGCATATAAATATATACCACCCGCCTGTGAATCTTCCTTGACTCTCGGAAGTAATCTGATAAGGGTAGCTCGTTCTATTTTCTCTTTAGATCTTCAGTGTTTGCCGGATGAAATCCACTTTCCTGTCGGACTCGGAATTGTCGGGAATATGTTAAATTTACCTCTTAGAGCACTTTTGCTAGCCTATGCACATAGTTCTGTAAAAGGAATTATAAATTCTGTTCTAAGATGTATACCTATATCATCCTTTAAATGTTGGTATATATTATTTAATATGAAAGCTTCTCTGGAAAAATGTGTTGAGAAGGCATTGCACATAGAAAAGCCTGAGGATATATATATAAATACTTTACTTTGGGATGCCTACATTCATAAGCAGCAATTTTTAGAGACGAGGTTATTTGAGGTATGATAAACAATGAAGAATAAGAATATTATGTTTTTGTTAGTTTTTAGGAGGTTTATATGGCTATGAGTTATAGTTGTCATAACTTTCTATACCGTGCCATGTCCCTTGTTGAAAATATAAGCAAAACTGCAAAACGAAAAGATAATTCTTTAGAATCTTTTCTAAAGATTTTTCTGATTAATGTATATGAATACATGGGTTTCGATAGAATTCACGTGTTTAGAAGAAAGCAAGATAACTCGTTTTATTCTATACTTTCAATAGTTGAAAATGAACTTGCTTATTTAAACATTTCAATAGATATTAGAAGATTTAAAGGTATAAAAAGTTTTAAGGGTGTTCAGATGCTATTTTACGAAGATGAATTGCTCAGCTACTTGAAATTAAAACAGTTAATAAAAGCATCACCTCAGGGAAAAGTTTTTCTCAAGTATTTGGAATTGGATGGTGAATACATAGTTATTTTTGAGTCCTATTCTATCTTTACGGAGATCCCTATTTATATGGATATTATGATTTTAGAAATCATGTTCAAGTTCTTAGAGGGTTTTGTAGATCTGCGTCAAAATTTTCAAACTGAAATAGACAAATATGAAGAAGAGAAAAATAATTTGATAGAGTTAGTAAATACACTATATGGAGATAAGTTTATTGCCAATAATGATCTATTAATAAACAAAGTTGCTAAGACAGATGTTAATGTTCTACTTGAAGGTGAAACAGGAACTGGAAAATCTTCCTTAGCTTATCATATTCACAATATTAGTCATAGGAAAGATAAACCCTTCGTTGTAATAGATTGTAGCACTATACCTAAAGAGCTTTTTGAGGTAGAACTTTTTGGTTATGAGAGGGGTGCCTTTACAGGAGCACAATCAAGGAAAAAGGGTAAATTGGAATTGGCTCAAGGTGGAACTGTATTCTTTGATGAAATTGGAGATATCCCACACGACTTTCAGTTAAAGTTACTAAGGTTGATTCAGGAGAAAACCTTTATGAAAGTTGGAGGCATAGAGGAAATACCTTTGGATGTAAGATTTATTTTTGCAACGAATAAAAATCTTGAAGATCTAGTAAGAAAAGGTGAATTCAGGGAGGATCTTTACTATAGAATCACTGTTTTTAAGCTTAGATTACCTCCGTTTAGAGATCGTTCTGTGAGTGAAAAGAAGTTTATAATAGATACTATTCTTAGTAAACTAGAAAGAAAATACAATAAAAGGATTAAAATTGCACCAGAAGTCTTAAAGGTATTTGAAAGGTATAATTGGCCTGGAAATATAAGAGAGTTAGAGAATGTACTAGAATATGCAGTTGTCATGTGCGATACAGATATGCTGTGTGTCAATCACTTACCTACATGGTTAGTTACCAAAGTAACCAATATAGAGATGGATTTTCATAGTCCTGAGAAAACTAAAGAACAGGGTTCTTATATAAGCACATATAAAGAATTGCAAAATTTTGAGATAGAATCAATAATACATGCTTTGATAAGCTCTAAATTCAATGTGACTAAAGCAGCTTCAATTCTAGGCTTGACAAGGAGACAACTGGAATACAGAATTGAAAAATATAAAATCTTTGACAAAATAAAGATGCGAAACGTCCTATAGAAATGCACTACTTAAATTTTCCCATGGAATCAACGGATCGTTTCTTATTTTTTTGAATTCATTTACCATATTACAAACTCTCCTAATTAATGGATATCCTTCTTGTGCAAATCCTCTAATAAATGTTAAACCAGACTGATTTTTGCCCCATATGATCATGCCCTTGTTAAATTCTTCCAGGCCTTTATCTTCAGTTGATAAATGGTAAGTCCATATACCAGAAGCTATATATCTATAACTTCCTATTGTAGCTAAGTTTCCTCTTTTGCTTTTATCCATTGAATAGTTTTCCCAAAAAACATGCTTATTTTGTTTTTTTATATGTAAAGTATTGGAAAACTTGCCGAATAAAAATTCTTCACCTCTTTCTATCCTTCCCACACTTAAAAATTCAAGATATCCAAACCTTGCTTCAGATGCTATGTTTACATCCACAGTTTGTCTAAACATGCTGTTAGGGAAGGGTATAATTAGACCTGAGTAGAACTCTAAAACAGAATTTGTTCCAAGGTTGACACTAATCTTATTTTCTCCGTAATTTCCATTAGTACTCTTTAGGATTTTTGTAGCACTTTGGTTTATTAATATTACCTTACATCCTTCATCAGCCTCAATTTTAATCTGAAATATGTCATCAGAAGATATGCCTGCTCCTAGGGAAATGACCTGGAGTATAAGCGTATCCTGTATATAGAAAGGCTTAACTACTCTGAGAGCTCCTGTATTGAAATTCCTATGCAACCTTGTTAGACCCTCTGATTTTCTAAACGCCAACTCTAATATATGCCTATACTTCATTCGAGGAATAGCACCTCTTTTTCAATCCACAAGACTATGGGGTCAACGCTTGAGTCATCCTTTAGGCTTACAAAGAAGAACGGTCTAGATCCTCTTTTCTCTTCTGCATACTTTTTCATGGTTTCTAGATTAACACCTACGTAAGGAGCTAAGTCTATTTTGTTAATAACCAAAAGATCGCTTTGGATTATACCAGGACCTCCTTTTTTAGGTATCTTTTCTCCTTCAGCCACATCTATAACGTAAATGACACTATCAACAAGGTCTGGACTAAAGGATGCAGCTAGATTATCTCCTCCTGATTCAACAAAAATTATATCAAGGTTTTTAAATCTATTCAAAAGCTTTTCTATAGCATCAATATTTACAGACGGATCTTCTCTTATAGCGGTGTGGGGGCATCCTCCTGTTCTTACACCCAGTATACGTTCTGGTTCTAAAACACCAGTATTAATAAGATATTCTGCATCCTCTGTTATATAGACATCATTTGTCACAACAGCTATTGAATACTTAGACTTCATCTTTTTACAAAGCTTCTCCACTAGGGTTGTTTTACCAGAGCCTACTGGTCCTCCTACGCCTATCCTTACGGGTTTCATATTAAATACCTCCTATATATTCTCAAAAGATAAAACCTGCCTCCAAAACAACTCTGGCTTGATTGTCTTTTCTACCGTTCTCATATACTTTGTCCTTTGTCTTAACATAAGAAAGCTCTCCTCTAACGAAGAGATTTGAATAGTTATATTTAGCTGTAAGAGTAGAGGTAATTGCACTATTGTTTGCGCCAATACCGTAGTAATCAAACTTCTTATCAGCCTTCACATACTCAATTCTTAAGCCGGAGGATATATTTTGTGTGAACTTGTGTTCTATAAACAAAGCTGTTCCAAAGCCAGTACCCGTTCCATTACCATTCGTACCTGTCGGTGAGTCAGGCACAGTTATTAAATCCGGATTTAAAGTAATGCTCGTGTTACCTATAGTGTAGTTTACTGCTAATGAATATAGTCTTATTGGGTAATCGTCATACTTATTGTTATATATAACTGTAAAGTTCACTAAAAGGTCGTCTAAGGGTTTTGATTGAAGTCCAAGCTCAAGAGCATATTTCCCATCTTTCGTGCTCCAGTCATTGGCACCAACCGATAGTTTTAACCTGTCATGAGCTGAATATGTAAGTCTGAAACCGTTAAAAAATGAATTGTATTCTGCCCACCAAACCAGACCTCTCTGGACATTCAAGTTTTTGTAAGTATATGGAGGCTCCCATCCATATATAGCTGGTATCTTACCTGCTATTAGATTGAAGTTTCCACTGTTTAATTCTATATATGCAGACTGGATATCAAAATCGCTATCGCTAATAAATGGTTCAAACTCAATGCCGACTGTTGGTACAGCTCTCTTTCCAAAATCCAAGGTAAAACCTACAGGATTGTTTATAGACGGAGCATAGGATATTTGTATATGTGCTGAGGAAAGGCTACTGACGGTTGTAATATCTGAATTGGATTTTCTATCAAATGTATGCATAAAAAAGCCGGAAACTGCACCGTTAATTCGTAAGTTCTTTAAATTTGATATTAACGGATAGGATTGTTCCTGAGCAAATGAAGTAGAGGTTATAGATAAAAAGCTCACTCCAGCAATAAAAAGTTTAATGTTATTACTCCTCATAGCTTACCTCCTTTGAAATTTTTTCATGCTACTACTTATGCAAACAAAGTGCCAATTCTTTAATAAACTATATTACTCGCATGGTTCAGGCTCTGGATAAAGTTTGAGTCCTTTTCTCTTTGATATCCATTAATATCCTGATTTAACAAAAATGTTAACAATACTCGAATAAGTTGCATAAAAATAAAAGTGTCCTTATAACATGTTCCCTATGTGGTTTGTCATTCTTGAACATAAGAAAGTGGGGATTCATCATCTTTGTCTAGTTTAATTAGTTTATCCTCATTAATAGAAAAGAGTTTATGAGCTATTATTTTTTTTGTATTTATGAATTCTTCTGAAAACATATATTCTAAGCTAATATCCTCTTGAAAGGATGATCTAGGTACTCTTATATCATCTATTACTTTACCAGGGGATCCACCTAAAACTATTATCCTATCACATAGGAAAGTTACTTCGTCTAAATTATGAGACACAACTATAAAAATTGTATCCCTGACTTCCAAGAAAATTCGTCTGAGGAGTGTCCAACTTGTTATAGCTGTAAACATATCAAGAGCACTAGAAGGCTCATCAAGGAGAAGTACCTTTGGAGATGTACTAAGGGCTCTACATAGAGCGACACGTTGTTTTAGTCCGCCAGAGAGCTCATGTGGATATGATTTTGATCTTTCTGCTATACCAAGAGTTTCCATGTAGTATAGAGTTCTTTCATAAAGTGAATAAAATTTAGAAGCACTTATATCAATGTTTCTTATGTAAAAAGTTACATTATCAATTACATTGAGCCATGGGAAAAGCCTATAGTCTTGGAAGAGATAACTTATATCATAAGTTGGGCTATCAATCTTCCTACCCTGTAATATAACTTCACCTTGTGTAGGCTTTTCGATGCCTGCTATTATTTTTAAAAGAGTTGATTTACCACTTCCGCTTTTCCCTATTATACCAACGAATTCTTTTTTATTAATCTCTATATTTATGTTTTCTAAAATACAGTTATCCTTATAATATTTGTAAAGGTTTTTCACTTCTAATGAAATTTCCATACACTACCTCCTTTGTAAGTATGGGAACATATAGAACTTTAGAATTCTAAAAACTCCATCACTTAGTATCCCGATAGTCCCAATTATTAGTATGTAAGCATATATTGTATCTATCTGTAAAAATCTTTGGCTTTTAACTAATCTGAAACCTAAACCTTCGTTTGCTGCAACTACTTCTCCTATTAAGAGATACGTCCATGCCCAACCTAAAGTTATCCTATATATATCCCATAAACCTGGTAATATTCCAGGAAATATTATACTTAGCAAAATCTTATGCCTATTCATGCCTATAGAGTATCCCACTTCCATATACTCAACAGGAAACCTTCTGATTTCGCTAGATACCATGGAAATTACTTGAACCACAGTTCCGAGAAATATCAAAAATATCTTTGAGGTTTCACCTATACCAAACCAAACAAGAGTCAGAGGAACGAAAGCTGGAACAGGCAGGTATCTAAAAAAATCGTTTATATAATCTATAGG contains the following coding sequences:
- the ureC gene encoding urease subunit alpha; this encodes MKIDKLSYARMYGPTRGDRIRLADTNLIIEVEQDFNIYGEELSFGGGKVIRDGMGQGPYGAKDGAPDLLIIGAVIIDYWGIVKADVGIKDGKIVAIGKAGNPNTQSGVTNGLWVGANTEVIDARGKILTAGGIDCHIHFISPQQVWEALTSGITTMIGGGTGPTEGSKATTCTPGPWNIRLMLESLEEFPMNFGLLGKGNCALPEPLIEQIEAGAMGLKIHEDWGASPAVIDCALNVAEEYDIQVSIHTDTLNECGFVENTLKAFKGRTIHAYHSEGAGGGHAPDIMKVVSYENVIPSSTNPTMPYTVNTYDEHFDMLMVCHHLSPNIPEDVAFAESRIRPETMAAEDVLHDLGAISIMSSDSQAMGRVGEVIQRTWQTAHKMKEERGYLPEDSERNDNYRVKRYISKYTINPAICMGISSYVGSIEVGKIADLVLWDPKFFGVKPELIIKGGMIVASLMGDPNASIPTPQPFFYREMFGSFGKAKKSVSFFFVSQASLEKGNLNYLDRIALPVKNTRSIGKKDMILNNLTPQITIDPDSYKVYLDGKIITSKPAEKLPLSQRYFLF
- a CDS encoding urease accessory protein UreE, which translates into the protein MRIVIERVLDGVDLNNYRIIDIPIPYHQRQKSRQKLTVNDMDIIITLERHYKLKPYSVIFVSEEDRTAYRIVPAEEEIIEVKVRDKSEALKVGHIIGNMHMPVGFDYERESVILLYDESVENKLKEKGFEPIKKIGSFIEISEVEHHG
- a CDS encoding urease accessory protein UreF, whose product is MDDTQIIYILTLFDSQLPIGSFVFSWGIETYASDGLTEKDIKELILSYVEEGQLLFDLYTCKISYINASMPDIISSINDFYTAYKYIPPACESSLTLGSNLIRVARSIFSLDLQCLPDEIHFPVGLGIVGNMLNLPLRALLLAYAHSSVKGIINSVLRCIPISSFKCWYILFNMKASLEKCVEKALHIEKPEDIYINTLLWDAYIHKQQFLETRLFEV
- a CDS encoding sigma-54 interaction domain-containing protein, translating into MAMSYSCHNFLYRAMSLVENISKTAKRKDNSLESFLKIFLINVYEYMGFDRIHVFRRKQDNSFYSILSIVENELAYLNISIDIRRFKGIKSFKGVQMLFYEDELLSYLKLKQLIKASPQGKVFLKYLELDGEYIVIFESYSIFTEIPIYMDIMILEIMFKFLEGFVDLRQNFQTEIDKYEEEKNNLIELVNTLYGDKFIANNDLLINKVAKTDVNVLLEGETGTGKSSLAYHIHNISHRKDKPFVVIDCSTIPKELFEVELFGYERGAFTGAQSRKKGKLELAQGGTVFFDEIGDIPHDFQLKLLRLIQEKTFMKVGGIEEIPLDVRFIFATNKNLEDLVRKGEFREDLYYRITVFKLRLPPFRDRSVSEKKFIIDTILSKLERKYNKRIKIAPEVLKVFERYNWPGNIRELENVLEYAVVMCDTDMLCVNHLPTWLVTKVTNIEMDFHSPEKTKEQGSYISTYKELQNFEIESIIHALISSKFNVTKAASILGLTRRQLEYRIEKYKIFDKIKMRNVL
- a CDS encoding urease accessory protein UreD, which codes for MKYRHILELAFRKSEGLTRLHRNFNTGALRVVKPFYIQDTLILQVISLGAGISSDDIFQIKIEADEGCKVILINQSATKILKSTNGNYGENKISVNLGTNSVLEFYSGLIIPFPNSMFRQTVDVNIASEARFGYLEFLSVGRIERGEEFLFGKFSNTLHIKKQNKHVFWENYSMDKSKRGNLATIGSYRYIASGIWTYHLSTEDKGLEEFNKGMIIWGKNQSGLTFIRGFAQEGYPLIRRVCNMVNEFKKIRNDPLIPWENLSSAFL
- the ureG gene encoding urease accessory protein UreG, whose product is MKPVRIGVGGPVGSGKTTLVEKLCKKMKSKYSIAVVTNDVYITEDAEYLINTGVLEPERILGVRTGGCPHTAIREDPSVNIDAIEKLLNRFKNLDIIFVESGGDNLAASFSPDLVDSVIYVIDVAEGEKIPKKGGPGIIQSDLLVINKIDLAPYVGVNLETMKKYAEEKRGSRPFFFVSLKDDSSVDPIVLWIEKEVLFLE
- a CDS encoding outer membrane beta-barrel protein, with protein sequence MRSNNIKLFIAGVSFLSITSTSFAQEQSYPLISNLKNLRINGAVSGFFMHTFDRKSNSDITTVSSLSSAHIQISYAPSINNPVGFTLDFGKRAVPTVGIEFEPFISDSDFDIQSAYIELNSGNFNLIAGKIPAIYGWEPPYTYKNLNVQRGLVWWAEYNSFFNGFRLTYSAHDRLKLSVGANDWSTKDGKYALELGLQSKPLDDLLVNFTVIYNNKYDDYPIRLYSLAVNYTIGNTSITLNPDLITVPDSPTGTNGNGTGTGFGTALFIEHKFTQNISSGLRIEYVKADKKFDYYGIGANNSAITSTLTAKYNYSNLFVRGELSYVKTKDKVYENGRKDNQARVVLEAGFIF
- a CDS encoding ABC transporter ATP-binding protein, which codes for MEISLEVKNLYKYYKDNCILENINIEINKKEFVGIIGKSGSGKSTLLKIIAGIEKPTQGEVILQGRKIDSPTYDISYLFQDYRLFPWLNVIDNVTFYIRNIDISASKFYSLYERTLYYMETLGIAERSKSYPHELSGGLKQRVALCRALSTSPKVLLLDEPSSALDMFTAITSWTLLRRIFLEVRDTIFIVVSHNLDEVTFLCDRIIVLGGSPGKVIDDIRVPRSSFQEDISLEYMFSEEFINTKKIIAHKLFSINEDKLIKLDKDDESPLSYVQE
- a CDS encoding ABC transporter permease; this encodes MYSIVSYNTESIAFPSTLKILEALLDSAVKGFLWTDLKISVIRITLGWAVAIVLGTILGILVGYYTLLKPIDYINDFFRYLPVPAFVPLTLVWFGIGETSKIFLIFLGTVVQVISMVSSEIRRFPVEYMEVGYSIGMNRHKILLSIIFPGILPGLWDIYRITLGWAWTYLLIGEVVAANEGLGFRLVKSQRFLQIDTIYAYILIIGTIGILSDGVFRILKFYMFPYLQRR